From Weissella confusa, a single genomic window includes:
- a CDS encoding rRNA methyltransferase has translation MRSTQNLAQITLNEYLVPGDLAIDATIRRGDITRFLASRVGDTGKVLAFSDVKAEIDDVATSLFLSGLHNRVDLISKDFSAVTNYLDPTKPIAAALFQVDENMDTETLTATVKTLLMVLKTNGLVLLLSDNPANLADAQAYVAQLPTDSYGVQKYEDVLTGETALLVQRR, from the coding sequence ATGCGATCAACTCAGAATCTAGCGCAAATCACGCTGAATGAATATTTAGTACCAGGCGACTTGGCCATTGATGCCACGATTCGTCGCGGTGACATCACGCGCTTCCTCGCTAGCCGTGTTGGTGACACTGGTAAGGTCTTGGCCTTTTCAGATGTTAAGGCTGAAATCGATGACGTTGCCACATCACTTTTCTTGAGTGGTCTACACAACCGCGTTGACCTAATCAGCAAGGACTTCTCAGCCGTTACCAACTATTTGGATCCAACAAAGCCAATCGCTGCTGCCTTGTTCCAAGTGGACGAAAACATGGATACTGAGACATTGACGGCGACCGTTAAGACATTGTTGATGGTCTTGAAGACGAATGGTTTGGTGTTGTTGCTAAGTGACAACCCAGCCAACCTAGCCGACGCCCAAGCTTACGTGGCCCAATTGCCAACGGATTCTTACGGTGTCCAAAAATACGAAGACGTCCTAACCGGCGAAACCGCCTTGTTAGTTCAACGTCGTTAA
- a CDS encoding phosphatase PAP2 family protein, with product MFQMRKFDYFQLAVAFAGLILFILLAIGYTHHLGYIDWIDQFGFKHIRQPVTPERSWFFRNITRAGNPKWTLIVMTATAIVALLVRKIDVAVFIVLNVGVFGLGVMALLKHVFHRPRPDIYHVISQGGFSFPSGHALNAVLLYGSLIVLVHYYLKQHDQVRYAIMTLFAALVVAIPLSRVYLGVHYLSDILAGFGLGVFFLIMSKELIFKYQTREVFEHAINSESSANHAE from the coding sequence ATGTTTCAAATGCGTAAGTTTGATTATTTTCAGCTTGCGGTTGCCTTTGCGGGGTTAATCCTATTTATTTTATTAGCAATTGGCTATACCCACCATTTGGGTTATATCGATTGGATTGACCAGTTTGGCTTCAAACATATCCGGCAACCAGTCACGCCAGAACGTTCTTGGTTCTTCCGTAATATCACGCGTGCCGGTAACCCGAAGTGGACGTTGATTGTGATGACGGCAACCGCCATTGTGGCGTTGCTGGTTCGCAAAATCGACGTAGCCGTCTTTATCGTTTTGAACGTCGGCGTCTTCGGCCTTGGCGTCATGGCACTACTTAAGCACGTTTTCCACCGCCCACGTCCTGACATTTATCATGTCATCAGCCAAGGTGGGTTTTCCTTCCCATCGGGTCACGCACTCAATGCCGTGCTATTATATGGTTCATTGATTGTTCTCGTACATTATTACTTGAAACAACACGACCAAGTGCGCTATGCCATCATGACATTGTTCGCCGCACTGGTCGTCGCCATCCCCCTCAGCCGCGTCTATCTGGGTGTCCACTATTTGTCAGACATCCTAGCCGGCTTCGGCCTTGGCGTCTTTTTCCTAATTATGTCGAAGGAACTTATTTTCAAATATCAAACACGAGAGGTTTTCGAACATGCGATCAACTCAGAATCTAGCGCAAATCACGCTGAATGA